The following coding sequences are from one Halanaerobiales bacterium window:
- a CDS encoding AtpZ/AtpI family protein → MNNNNSWQKIAQAFGMLTLLGITIIVNIAVGFWLGSLVDKLIGSDLIFKIIGLITGVFSGFYSDYKLITDVFGDNDEDK, encoded by the coding sequence ATGAATAATAATAATAGTTGGCAAAAAATTGCCCAGGCCTTTGGAATGTTAACTTTGCTTGGTATTACTATAATTGTCAATATAGCTGTAGGTTTCTGGCTGGGAAGTTTAGTTGATAAATTAATTGGAAGTGATTTGATTTTTAAAATAATAGGTTTGATTACAGGAGTTTTTTCAGGATTTTATTCTGATTATAAGTTAATTACTGATGTTTTTGGTGATAATGATGAAGACAAATAA
- the atpE gene encoding ATP synthase F0 subunit C, translating to MVEFSQPVIDVIISASALLGAGFAMIAGIGPGIGQGYAAGKAVESVARQPEARGNIITTMLLGQAVAESTGIYSLVIAIVLIFTFA from the coding sequence ATGGTTGAATTTTCACAACCGGTCATTGATGTGATTATCAGTGCTTCTGCACTACTTGGAGCTGGCTTTGCTATGATTGCTGGTATTGGTCCTGGTATTGGTCAGGGTTATGCCGCTGGTAAAGCTGTAGAATCTGTAGCAAGACAACCTGAAGCAAGAGGTAATATTATTACTACTATGCTTCTAGGTCAGGCTGTTGCTGAGTCAACAGGTATTTATTCACTGGTTATAGCCATTGTTTTGATCTTTACATTTGCTTAA
- the atpB gene encoding F0F1 ATP synthase subunit A yields the protein MNPGPQVVTHLFGKDFLPVTDTLIVSWVVVVALVIAAKIIGSNLELVPGKVQNATELLLTSIEDQIEPMLPGEGRKFLPFIGTIFIFVGVSNLSGVLPGVPNPTADINTTLGLALLVFILMHFEGMRENGIWGYIKGFAEPVFILLPLNIISELAKPISHSFRLFGNIVGGGIIITLIYQAAPWLIPIPLQAWFDIFIGLIQALIFGMVAIAYIAVSKEG from the coding sequence ATGAATCCAGGACCACAGGTTGTCACTCATTTATTTGGTAAAGATTTTTTACCAGTTACTGATACATTGATAGTTTCCTGGGTTGTAGTAGTTGCTTTAGTGATAGCTGCCAAAATTATTGGAAGTAATTTAGAATTAGTTCCAGGTAAAGTCCAAAATGCTACTGAACTTCTTTTAACATCTATTGAAGATCAGATTGAGCCGATGTTACCTGGAGAAGGTAGAAAGTTTTTACCTTTTATTGGTACAATTTTTATTTTTGTTGGGGTATCTAATCTATCAGGTGTTTTACCTGGTGTTCCCAACCCAACAGCAGATATAAATACTACTTTAGGTTTAGCCCTTTTAGTATTTATCTTAATGCACTTTGAGGGAATGCGTGAAAATGGAATCTGGGGCTATATTAAAGGTTTTGCTGAACCTGTATTTATTTTACTACCACTTAATATTATTAGTGAGTTAGCTAAACCAATTTCTCACTCTTTCCGTCTTTTTGGTAATATTGTTGGTGGTGGAATTATCATTACTTTGATTTATCAGGCAGCACCCTGGTTAATTCCAATTCCGTTACAGGCCTGGTTTGACATCTTTATTGGCTTAATACAGGCCCTTATTTTTGGTATGGTAGCCATAGCCTATATTGCTGTTTCAAAAGAAGGCTAA
- a CDS encoding ATP synthase subunit I, with the protein MKTNNPAEAEKDVIKKTVIVALIPLVSSLVMGEIDAFLGLIFGLSISILLFHLKRINIENSLQMSAAKANTYIRNRYFINYLIYFIVLAVAYRREGISFLAVVVGILLLKFTIIGLAALDNLKKSWEEKKDRVEKD; encoded by the coding sequence ATGAAGACAAATAATCCGGCTGAAGCAGAAAAAGATGTTATTAAAAAGACAGTTATAGTTGCTTTGATACCTCTTGTATCTTCTCTAGTCATGGGAGAAATTGATGCCTTTTTAGGTTTGATTTTTGGACTGTCCATAAGTATTCTTTTATTTCATTTAAAAAGAATTAATATAGAAAATTCTTTACAAATGTCAGCAGCAAAGGCTAATACATATATTAGGAATCGTTATTTTATTAATTATCTCATTTATTTTATTGTTCTAGCTGTTGCTTATAGAAGAGAGGGAATAAGTTTTTTGGCAGTTGTTGTAGGTATTTTACTTTTAAAATTTACTATAATCGGACTGGCTGCACTAGATAATCTTAAAAAAAGCTGGGAAGAAAAAAAAGACAGAGTTGAAAAAGATTGA